A window of the Oscillospiraceae bacterium genome harbors these coding sequences:
- a CDS encoding ABC transporter permease, producing the protein MSRRLRLTAVPYALYALIFIVAPLLLILYYSLTTGQGTALSLDNFRRFFDLSDTVYLRVLWRSLWIAGVSTVVCFVLGYPMAYILSRMKERTRNVVSFLFILPMWMNFLLRTYAWMTLLERTGVINTVLKNLGLPSLEIMYTAGAVILGNVYNFLPFMILPIYTSLTKIDQNLIEASEDLGAGRAVTFFRVVFPLSFPGIMSGFTMTFMPAVTTFIISKLLGGGQNALIGDLIEKQFKVAGDWGFGSAMSVILMVLILLSMNALSRYEKENAGGGLM; encoded by the coding sequence GTGAGCCGCCGCCTGCGGCTCACGGCGGTGCCGTACGCCCTGTACGCCTTGATCTTCATTGTGGCGCCGCTGCTGCTCATCCTCTACTACAGCCTGACCACCGGGCAGGGCACGGCCCTGTCACTGGACAATTTCCGCCGCTTCTTTGACCTAAGCGACACGGTGTACCTGCGGGTGCTCTGGCGCTCGCTGTGGATCGCCGGTGTGAGTACCGTCGTCTGCTTTGTGCTGGGGTACCCGATGGCCTATATCCTCTCCAGGATGAAAGAGCGCACCCGCAACGTCGTCTCTTTCCTGTTCATTCTCCCGATGTGGATGAACTTCCTCCTGCGCACCTACGCCTGGATGACGCTGCTCGAACGCACCGGCGTGATCAACACGGTGCTGAAAAACCTGGGTCTGCCGTCGCTTGAGATCATGTACACCGCGGGCGCCGTCATTCTCGGCAATGTCTATAATTTTTTGCCGTTCATGATCCTGCCTATCTACACCTCTCTGACGAAGATTGACCAAAACCTCATCGAGGCGTCGGAGGATTTGGGCGCGGGGCGCGCGGTCACCTTTTTCCGCGTCGTCTTTCCGCTCTCTTTCCCCGGTATCATGAGCGGATTTACGATGACATTCATGCCGGCCGTCACCACCTTTATCATCTCCAAACTGCTGGGCGGCGGGCAGAACGCGCTGATCGGCGACCTGATCGAAAAACAGTTCAAGGTGGCCGGGGACTGGGGCTTCGGGTCGGCCATGTCGGTCATTTTGATGGTGCTGATCTTGCTGTCGATGAACGCGCTCTCCCGCTATGAGAAGGAGAACGCAGGCGGGGGGCTCATGTGA